In a single window of the Halanaerobiaceae bacterium ANBcell28 genome:
- a CDS encoding Gfo/Idh/MocA family oxidoreductase, translating into MKKRFNVGLIGCGRISVKHIEGIAANYLEMNLCAVSDLIHERMDRAISDYHHEIEKRGNIFANKKLKKYHDYQKLLKDKEIDIVIIGTESGYHASITVDALNANKHVIVEKPMALSISEARKMITVAKEKDLKLAVCHQNRFNPTIQHLKEAIDRGRFGKLVHAVASVRWNRNDHYYSMDNWHGTLALDGGILINQCIHNIDILRWFLGDIERVYAESDNFLRNIETEDAAMAVLRFKSGVIAVIEGTVCVYPSNLEETFNIFGEKGTVRIAGIALNQIKDWKFADSREGEENEMKRFSYETESAYGYGHNLLFKDFLNAIKYNEKPLVDGEEGKKAIELVLGIYKSAKKGKIINLPLDDYSTTSRVSR; encoded by the coding sequence ATGAAAAAGAGATTTAATGTTGGTCTGATAGGGTGTGGACGCATATCAGTAAAACATATTGAGGGGATAGCAGCTAATTATCTGGAAATGAACTTGTGTGCAGTTTCTGATTTAATACATGAAAGAATGGATAGAGCTATTTCAGATTATCACCATGAGATAGAGAAGAGAGGTAATATTTTCGCAAATAAAAAGTTAAAAAAATATCATGATTATCAAAAGTTACTTAAAGATAAGGAAATAGATATAGTTATCATAGGAACTGAAAGTGGTTATCACGCAAGTATTACGGTAGATGCTTTAAATGCAAATAAGCATGTGATTGTTGAAAAACCAATGGCGCTATCCATTAGTGAAGCCAGAAAAATGATAACAGTAGCCAAAGAGAAAGATTTAAAATTAGCGGTTTGCCACCAGAATCGCTTTAATCCTACAATTCAACATTTAAAAGAGGCGATTGATAGAGGTCGTTTCGGTAAACTTGTTCATGCCGTGGCCAGTGTGCGCTGGAATCGTAATGATCATTATTACAGTATGGATAATTGGCATGGGACTCTGGCTTTAGATGGTGGGATTTTGATCAATCAATGTATTCATAATATTGATATATTACGCTGGTTCTTAGGTGATATAGAGAGGGTTTATGCTGAATCTGATAATTTTTTACGAAATATTGAGACGGAAGATGCAGCTATGGCTGTTCTTAGATTTAAAAGTGGTGTCATTGCTGTGATTGAAGGAACAGTATGCGTTTATCCAAGTAACCTTGAAGAAACTTTTAATATATTTGGCGAAAAGGGAACTGTTAGAATTGCTGGTATTGCTCTTAATCAAATTAAAGATTGGAAGTTTGCTGATAGTCGTGAAGGTGAAGAAAATGAGATGAAAAGATTCAGTTATGAGACTGAATCTGCTTACGGTTATGGTCATAACTTATTGTTCAAAGATTTTCTTAATGCCATTAAATATAATGAAAAGCCTTTAGTTGATGGAGAAGAAGGAAAGAAAGCAATTGAATTAGTTCTGGGTATTTATAAATCAGCTAAAAAGGGTAAAATTATCAATTTACCTTTAGATGATTATTCAACTACAAGTAGGGTGAGTAGATGA
- a CDS encoding glycosyltransferase family 4 protein, producing MKISFYVPNLLSWSGEEFVNGGLNRYAWALIELMQEMGWEVEVHQNGNQNWIREVKGVKVVGHRVACFSPEAVIEEINSQSKKVLYSTFLQKTSYYKKNSIVISHGVCWDSPDIKTEKKEEIIRICGQILEDVDLMISCDYNFLNVMRAIFPACTEKIKVIPNFVELNKFNNKEIIKQNIDDKIKILYPYRLDNCRASDTFLQLADYFLNSSEEIEILTIGDKNSIESNLEIVNFLKRERVITYNSKSHDMPEIYQKADIVIIPSKYSEETSFSCIEAMACGKAVIASNVGGLCNLIINGYNGILVSPKFKSFRKAVQFLIDNQKARNILGERASQVVKAFSHNLWKQQWRRYLQAVYCNEDGHYEKEI from the coding sequence ATGAAAATTTCTTTTTATGTACCAAACTTATTATCCTGGTCTGGAGAAGAATTTGTAAATGGTGGTCTGAACAGATATGCTTGGGCCCTTATAGAATTAATGCAAGAAATGGGTTGGGAAGTAGAAGTTCATCAAAACGGCAATCAAAACTGGATAAGAGAGGTAAAAGGGGTTAAGGTAGTTGGTCATAGGGTTGCCTGCTTTTCCCCTGAGGCTGTAATTGAAGAAATAAATAGTCAATCCAAGAAGGTTCTTTATAGTACTTTTTTACAAAAAACAAGTTATTATAAAAAGAATTCAATAGTAATTTCACATGGTGTCTGTTGGGATAGTCCTGACATCAAAACAGAAAAGAAAGAAGAAATAATTAGGATTTGCGGGCAGATACTTGAAGATGTTGATCTAATGATATCCTGTGACTATAATTTTTTAAATGTAATGAGGGCAATTTTTCCGGCTTGTACTGAAAAAATTAAGGTAATTCCTAATTTTGTAGAATTGAATAAATTTAATAATAAAGAAATAATAAAGCAGAATATAGATGATAAAATAAAAATATTATATCCATATCGTCTGGATAATTGTAGAGCTTCTGATACTTTTTTGCAACTGGCGGATTATTTTTTAAATAGTTCAGAAGAAATTGAAATATTAACTATAGGTGATAAAAATTCGATAGAAAGTAATCTAGAGATAGTAAACTTTTTGAAACGAGAGAGAGTAATTACTTATAATTCAAAATCCCATGATATGCCAGAAATTTATCAAAAAGCTGATATAGTAATTATTCCCAGCAAATATAGTGAAGAAACTTCGTTTTCCTGTATAGAGGCAATGGCTTGTGGAAAAGCAGTTATAGCTAGTAATGTTGGTGGTCTTTGCAATTTGATAATTAATGGTTATAATGGGATCTTAGTTTCTCCTAAGTTTAAAAGCTTTAGGAAAGCTGTTCAATTCTTGATTGATAATCAAAAGGCACGCAATATTTTAGGTGAGAGAGCCAGTCAGGTTGTTAAGGCCTTTAGTCATAATTTATGGAAACAGCAATGGAGGCGATATTTGCAGGCTGTATATTGTAATGAGGATGGTCATTATGAAAAAGAGATTTAA
- a CDS encoding glycosyltransferase family 4 protein produces the protein MKAKVGILTSNFFDPEGQRLIYGGAERYGIELTKLLHKMDFQVEWWQVGSGWEKELLEGVKIKSIKISEYPYETMPLLNQAFQERAVDIDYAIYFVSFLAYPQVREKSISISHGIYWDYPLFDNKIGGESGRKEWFRRLKISLSGPEKIVSVDTAFIEWVKATWVGLDHKFRFIPNFVDLSLFNPENRKDILKQDPIRIIYPRRLTSVRGINETVRVAEILTYEYKNIEFHIVGRAHNDQLEKEMTKWASEHERVYYYWQPPERMSNIYKQMDIALIPTKAAEGTSLSCLEAMACGCAIISTYIGGLSDLIINNYNGILIEPGVKTLTKAIKSLIDYPEKARKISKRGIDVAASFSIDHWQQEWKNLINEVFT, from the coding sequence ATGAAAGCGAAAGTTGGTATATTAACAAGTAACTTCTTTGACCCTGAAGGTCAGAGATTAATATATGGTGGTGCCGAACGGTATGGAATTGAATTAACAAAATTATTACATAAAATGGATTTTCAAGTAGAATGGTGGCAGGTGGGAAGTGGCTGGGAAAAAGAGCTGCTTGAGGGGGTAAAGATTAAAAGTATTAAAATCAGTGAATATCCCTATGAAACCATGCCATTGCTAAATCAAGCATTTCAGGAGCGTGCTGTTGATATAGACTATGCAATATATTTTGTAAGCTTCCTTGCATATCCTCAGGTTAGAGAAAAGAGTATTTCAATTTCTCATGGGATCTATTGGGATTATCCCCTTTTTGATAATAAAATTGGTGGAGAAAGTGGAAGAAAAGAATGGTTTAGAAGATTAAAGATATCTTTATCAGGACCTGAAAAAATTGTTTCTGTTGATACTGCTTTCATTGAATGGGTTAAAGCGACTTGGGTAGGTTTAGATCATAAATTTCGCTTTATACCCAATTTTGTTGATTTAAGTCTTTTTAATCCTGAAAATAGAAAAGATATTCTAAAACAAGATCCAATTAGAATTATTTATCCTCGCAGACTTACTTCAGTTAGAGGAATTAATGAAACAGTCAGAGTAGCTGAAATTTTAACGTATGAATATAAAAATATTGAATTTCATATTGTTGGTAGGGCACATAATGACCAGCTAGAAAAAGAAATGACGAAGTGGGCTTCTGAACATGAAAGAGTGTACTATTATTGGCAGCCTCCTGAAAGAATGTCAAATATATATAAACAGATGGATATAGCATTAATTCCTACTAAAGCAGCAGAAGGAACCTCTTTATCCTGTTTAGAAGCTATGGCCTGTGGCTGTGCTATTATTAGTACTTATATAGGTGGTCTATCTGATTTAATTATTAATAATTATAATGGTATTTTAATAGAACCTGGTGTTAAAACTTTAACAAAAGCAATTAAATCATTAATTGATTATCCAGAAAAAGCTAGAAAGATTAGCAAAAGAGGTATAGACGTGGCTGCTTCTTTTTCCATTGACCATTGGCAGCAAGAATGGAAAAATCTAATTAATGAGGTGTTTACTTAA
- a CDS encoding DUF6262 family protein has product MAKDNTKGLKKHAKKRTDIALEKADKAIRNLSMHKDKINFNSVAKESGVSKSFLYNNHQIKERIEDLRQKQVNIEMNQISKKNKTSKSRDAVIQAKDKKIKELKRENIELKRQLKILRGTVYDRN; this is encoded by the coding sequence ATGGCTAAAGATAACACAAAAGGTTTGAAAAAACATGCTAAAAAAAGAACAGATATTGCTTTAGAAAAAGCAGATAAGGCTATTAGAAATCTCTCTATGCATAAAGACAAAATTAACTTTAATAGTGTTGCCAAAGAAAGTGGGGTGTCTAAATCCTTTTTATATAATAATCATCAAATAAAAGAAAGAATTGAAGATTTAAGACAAAAACAGGTTAATATTGAAATGAATCAGATAAGTAAAAAAAACAAAACAAGCAAGTCTAGAGATGCAGTCATTCAGGCTAAAGATAAAAAAATTAAAGAACTTAAAAGGGAAAATATCGAATTAAAAAGACAGTTAAAAATCTTAAGAGGAACAGTTTATGATAGAAATTAA
- a CDS encoding tyrosine-type recombinase/integrase has protein sequence MGRFQLLEADGQLSKEDQINEYLKQDNAYWLNNDKWDSIEDIFFGKILRNKRYYDFSNLKSNRYKNEVKFYFLYHFKEELLKYNSLSVMGSALSHLSNCINVNTLLDINIDRTNIKWKLYLINHGIKYKGKTNSNYFAFINNLLNFIHDFYDDRDETDKDIWDIKNIQGAKIPASGLSNPTLNFLSIPQYYRNDVKNYLKTIITKRSASHCFQNLRRIKYFIKSFYSRGYLDGFIEQLNRQDIEDYLYHLNNEFKDNNPTYRSKFVSYVRTFLEYIQLAQYEKAPKKEVSFLIFQDDIPRRELNKDEVKKAKFIPEPVVKQIDNNIRDLDRPQYIPFYILLRETGWRGTDILNLRHNNCLKRFWNKKEEKYNNQLCGDITKTGIANLKIPIRDQVAEMLDSCIKKTKKKSDDNNNPKKYLFNMYKGSRKTRPLSLQVFANSIRRLIKEKDIRDHNGEIYHFTPHQLRHTRAKEYIEQGIGISIIQQILGHTSLQMTIHYAKISENKLYEKWKKTKDLDLFKVETNIENKQINPVAKAKENLIRYEYIKENLDAVKVPFGMCFKPSKLPCKKQLNHCLNCASFCTSVENIPEYEAEILKVKEQIMRSKKNGKDLWIEKNREYLKLLEKMLIKIREEKIVHKNARSREVQSNG, from the coding sequence GTGGGGAGATTTCAATTACTTGAAGCAGATGGACAGCTAAGTAAGGAAGACCAAATAAATGAATACCTGAAGCAAGATAATGCTTACTGGCTAAATAATGATAAATGGGATTCTATTGAAGATATTTTCTTTGGTAAAATATTAAGGAATAAGAGATATTATGATTTTTCTAATTTAAAAAGTAATCGATATAAAAATGAAGTTAAGTTCTATTTTTTATACCATTTTAAAGAAGAACTATTGAAATATAACAGTTTAAGTGTAATGGGCTCAGCATTAAGCCATCTAAGCAATTGTATTAACGTAAACACATTATTAGATATAAATATAGATAGAACTAATATTAAATGGAAATTATATTTGATTAATCATGGAATAAAATACAAGGGGAAAACAAACTCCAATTATTTTGCTTTTATAAATAATTTGTTGAACTTTATTCATGATTTTTATGACGATAGAGATGAAACTGATAAAGATATTTGGGATATAAAAAACATACAGGGAGCGAAAATTCCTGCAAGTGGACTTTCAAATCCGACGTTAAATTTTTTATCTATCCCCCAATATTATAGAAATGATGTTAAAAACTATCTCAAGACAATTATAACAAAAAGATCAGCTAGTCATTGCTTTCAGAATTTAAGACGAATCAAATATTTCATTAAATCATTTTATTCTCGAGGCTATTTAGATGGTTTTATTGAACAATTAAATCGACAAGATATAGAAGATTATCTTTATCATTTAAATAATGAGTTTAAGGATAATAATCCGACTTATAGAAGTAAATTTGTCTCTTATGTGAGAACATTTTTAGAATATATACAACTAGCTCAATATGAAAAAGCACCAAAAAAAGAAGTGTCTTTTTTAATATTTCAAGATGATATTCCCAGAAGGGAATTAAATAAAGATGAAGTTAAGAAGGCTAAATTCATACCAGAGCCTGTAGTAAAGCAAATTGATAATAATATCAGAGATTTAGATCGACCTCAATATATCCCCTTCTATATCTTGCTTAGGGAAACAGGTTGGCGAGGAACAGATATATTAAATCTTAGGCATAATAATTGTTTGAAAAGATTTTGGAATAAAAAAGAGGAAAAATATAATAATCAATTATGTGGAGATATTACTAAAACTGGTATAGCTAATCTGAAAATACCTATTAGAGATCAGGTTGCAGAAATGCTTGATAGTTGCATAAAAAAAACTAAAAAAAAGAGTGATGATAATAATAATCCTAAAAAATATTTGTTTAATATGTATAAAGGTTCAAGAAAAACAAGACCTTTAAGTTTGCAAGTATTTGCAAACTCAATTAGAAGATTAATCAAAGAAAAAGATATTAGAGACCATAATGGGGAAATATATCATTTCACTCCACATCAACTGAGGCATACCAGGGCTAAAGAATATATAGAGCAAGGGATAGGAATTAGTATTATTCAGCAGATATTAGGTCATACAAGTCTACAAATGACTATTCATTATGCAAAGATATCTGAGAATAAATTATATGAGAAATGGAAGAAAACAAAAGATCTAGACCTGTTTAAAGTAGAAACAAATATTGAAAATAAACAAATCAACCCTGTAGCAAAAGCCAAAGAAAATTTAATTAGATATGAGTACATTAAAGAAAATTTGGATGCAGTAAAGGTGCCTTTTGGAATGTGCTTTAAACCTTCTAAATTGCCCTGCAAAAAGCAGTTAAACCATTGTCTAAACTGTGCTAGTTTTTGTACTTCAGTTGAAAATATACCTGAATATGAAGCTGAAATACTTAAGGTTAAAGAACAAATCATGAGAAGTAAAAAGAATGGTAAGGATTTATGGATAGAAAAAAATAGAGAATATCTAAAATTATTAGAAAAAATGCTGATAAAAATTAGAGAAGAAAAAATTGTTCATAAAAATGCTAGATCAAGGGAGGTACAATCTAATGGCTAA
- a CDS encoding tyrosine-type recombinase/integrase gives MKVVKVMTEEQKERYYVSDEDGLPIQVILKFIRFKDNTNYARNSLKAYCYHLKLYFEYLNERDLDFKDVNIDDLSLFVNYLQNPYKSLKVISMDNGGVAREPITINMIINTVLKFYDYILRHEEYSNNISERLKMFVTRPGRNFKGFLYGIAHNKREVLSNILKLRVSEEKAKTLSKEEIEILVNACSNYRDKFILVLLYETGLRIGEALSLWIEDFDVNEMIIDLKDRGEFENRAEIKTVTSPRKIDISQNLADMFMEYLVEYHTAEVNTNHIFIKLSGKNKNESMNYIDVNNLFRSLKKKTEIYATPHMFRHSSLTLLRKAGWKAEHLRIRAGHKNIYTTLNTYVHPSDEEISAEFRKISSDLDLEIIKEGE, from the coding sequence ATGAAGGTAGTTAAAGTAATGACTGAAGAACAAAAAGAAAGGTATTATGTTTCTGATGAAGATGGTTTACCAATTCAAGTAATATTGAAATTTATTAGATTTAAAGATAACACTAATTATGCAAGGAATAGTCTAAAAGCATATTGTTATCACTTGAAGTTGTATTTTGAATATTTAAATGAAAGAGATTTAGATTTTAAGGATGTTAATATTGATGATTTATCTTTGTTTGTTAATTACTTGCAGAATCCGTATAAGAGTTTAAAGGTAATATCAATGGATAATGGTGGTGTGGCAAGAGAACCGATAACTATTAATATGATAATTAACACGGTGTTAAAGTTTTATGATTACATTTTAAGGCATGAAGAGTATAGTAATAATATTTCTGAGAGACTTAAAATGTTTGTTACAAGACCTGGAAGGAATTTTAAAGGTTTTTTGTATGGAATTGCTCATAACAAAAGAGAAGTATTAAGTAATATTCTAAAGTTAAGAGTTTCGGAAGAAAAAGCAAAAACTTTATCCAAAGAAGAAATAGAAATTTTAGTAAATGCTTGTAGTAACTATAGAGATAAATTTATACTTGTTTTGTTATATGAGACAGGGTTAAGAATTGGTGAAGCTTTATCTTTATGGATTGAAGATTTTGATGTAAATGAGATGATAATTGATCTAAAAGATAGAGGAGAATTTGAAAACAGGGCTGAAATCAAAACAGTAACAAGTCCAAGGAAGATAGATATATCGCAAAATTTAGCAGATATGTTTATGGAGTATCTGGTAGAATATCATACAGCAGAAGTTAATACCAATCATATTTTTATTAAATTAAGCGGAAAGAATAAAAATGAGTCAATGAATTATATAGATGTTAATAATTTGTTTAGAAGTCTTAAAAAGAAAACAGAAATCTATGCAACTCCTCATATGTTTAGGCATAGTTCTCTCACTCTTCTTAGAAAGGCAGGCTGGAAGGCTGAGCACCTTAGAATAAGAGCTGGCCATAAGAATATATATACAACATTAAACACCTATGTGCACCCTTCAGATGAAGAAATTAGCGCGGAATTTAGAAAGATAAGTTCCGATCTGGATCTTGAAATAATCAAGGAGGGTGAATAG
- a CDS encoding carboxypeptidase-like regulatory domain-containing protein — protein MSGYISGVIRNARNNDSLEGVLVNIFQGIMDTQITDSNGEFTSIELEPGIYFVQAALEGYQTSPRLAVRVNEDSTTNIDIGLSELETVARYYGDRDEKTILQTDQSGNLNVRSEAGQFDELINNEKTPIIELDCPYGLSNLRDITIEENGASVSNNGVEFILETTAQTESRAVLDSAERGRYQPGNAGEMGIAVRLPVDPVGTQVARWGYFDDQNGAFFGIDNNGIFVNIRRAGLDTKTYRNDWNGDSLDGSGPSGLSLNLSRGNIFQILYTCYGYGVTNFRVLMVDDNDVQRTVTVHRYKPDAQTTFGDPNLPIRGEILNGEETAAPYTMFVAGRQYHVVGRYVPNRRITSERNLELSVNTTLSPAISFKRKEDFPIIGRSNSVSVKLQSFDIISDSDLIYEILFAPVLQGANFDTPTGTSPDETAVESDVTATGFDNNQRGDLIFSGLVSGDSQGPFASTQFSSVELLDIDFSGLKPVTLAVRTISGSGIVNIVFRVREEW, from the coding sequence ATGTCAGGATATATAAGTGGTGTAATAAGAAATGCTCGCAATAATGATTCTTTAGAAGGGGTGCTTGTTAATATTTTTCAGGGAATTATGGATACACAGATTACTGATAGTAATGGAGAATTCACTTCTATTGAATTAGAGCCTGGTATTTATTTTGTGCAGGCTGCACTGGAAGGTTATCAAACTTCCCCTAGATTAGCTGTTCGAGTTAATGAAGATTCTACAACAAATATTGACATTGGATTATCAGAATTAGAGACTGTAGCAAGATACTATGGAGATAGAGATGAAAAAACAATATTACAAACAGATCAATCTGGAAATCTTAATGTTCGTTCAGAAGCAGGTCAATTTGACGAACTTATAAATAATGAGAAGACACCTATAATTGAGTTGGATTGCCCTTATGGACTATCTAATTTAAGAGACATAACAATAGAAGAAAATGGTGCCAGTGTTAGTAATAATGGGGTGGAGTTTATTTTGGAAACAACGGCTCAAACTGAAAGTAGAGCTGTTTTAGATAGTGCTGAAAGAGGGAGGTATCAGCCAGGTAATGCAGGTGAAATGGGCATTGCTGTAAGACTTCCAGTAGATCCAGTTGGAACTCAAGTAGCACGCTGGGGCTATTTTGATGATCAGAATGGTGCTTTTTTTGGTATAGATAATAATGGTATTTTTGTCAACATTCGAAGAGCAGGATTAGATACTAAGACTTATCGTAATGACTGGAATGGAGACTCATTGGATGGGAGTGGGCCCAGTGGTTTAAGCCTTAACTTAAGTAGGGGTAATATTTTTCAGATATTATATACCTGTTATGGTTATGGGGTTACAAATTTTCGTGTATTAATGGTAGATGATAATGACGTACAGAGAACAGTTACAGTTCATCGATATAAGCCAGATGCTCAGACCACTTTTGGCGATCCCAATCTTCCAATAAGGGGAGAAATTTTAAATGGTGAGGAAACTGCTGCCCCATATACAATGTTTGTTGCTGGTAGACAGTACCATGTAGTAGGTCGTTATGTACCTAATAGGAGAATTACATCAGAAAGAAACCTTGAACTATCAGTTAATACTACATTAAGTCCTGCTATTAGTTTTAAGCGCAAAGAAGATTTTCCCATTATAGGTCGCAGTAATTCTGTTAGTGTAAAACTACAGAGTTTTGATATTATCAGTGATAGCGATTTGATTTATGAGATACTTTTTGCCCCTGTCCTGCAGGGAGCAAATTTTGATACACCAACAGGGACATCGCCAGATGAAACTGCTGTTGAAAGTGATGTTACGGCAACAGGATTTGATAATAATCAAAGAGGAGATTTAATATTTTCAGGGTTAGTAAGTGGTGATTCTCAGGGACCATTTGCTTCAACCCAATTTTCTTCTGTTGAATTGCTGGATATAGATTTTAGTGGTTTAAAGCCTGTTACGCTGGCAGTTAGAACAATATCAGGTAGTGGAATAGTTAATATTGTCTTTAGAGTTAGAGAAGAATGGTAA
- a CDS encoding glycosyltransferase family 2 protein yields MFSILIASPIREEAEILKHFLDSLRSLNKDDLAVDYIFFNDNIDEKSENILKNFCPIRSKVEIYNTEKDMKEYKKDENTHYWNEDLIWKVAEYKNKIIKYFLKNNYDYLFLIDSDIVLHPETLHHLIKTAKDIISEIFWTKFRKKDKELPQVWLCDAYTLFEKRRNEELDQKEINKRSNYFLNKLHTPGVYKVGGLGACTLFKRKVLEKGVDFSEIYNLSFIGEDRHLCIRAVALGFDLYVDTCYPAYHIYRKSDLSAVNEYIASFSEMKNSLSAYNNHTHDMPNKETKVKNRENKITLVSLIYNEENRYLRKFLEDASRYIDNAIILDDGSTDNSVEICKEVLKDIPLTIKSISHVGFENELKLRKKLWELVSEAKPDWILYLDADEIFEKKAVFEIKELIKDPNIDIYAFRLYDFWDENHYREDKYWNAHQRYTPFLLRYQESYNYTWTSKKLHCGRFPTNIYTLARVCSDLRIKHYSWSREEDRQKKYQNYMKLDPGAKYGMMEQYLSILDPDPRLLKWKD; encoded by the coding sequence ATGTTTAGTATTTTGATTGCCAGTCCTATAAGAGAGGAAGCAGAAATTTTAAAACATTTTTTAGATTCTCTTAGATCTTTAAATAAGGATGATCTGGCAGTAGATTATATATTCTTTAATGATAATATAGATGAAAAGTCAGAGAATATTTTAAAAAACTTTTGTCCTATAAGGTCAAAGGTAGAAATCTATAATACAGAAAAAGATATGAAGGAATACAAAAAAGATGAGAATACTCATTATTGGAATGAAGATTTAATTTGGAAAGTTGCAGAATATAAAAATAAAATTATTAAATATTTTTTGAAGAATAATTATGACTATCTTTTCTTAATTGATTCTGATATAGTATTACATCCTGAAACTCTACATCATTTAATAAAAACAGCAAAAGATATTATCTCTGAGATATTCTGGACTAAATTTCGCAAGAAAGATAAAGAATTGCCTCAGGTATGGCTTTGTGATGCTTATACATTATTTGAAAAACGAAGAAATGAGGAGCTAGACCAAAAAGAAATAAATAAAAGGAGTAATTATTTTTTAAACAAACTACATACACCAGGGGTATATAAAGTTGGAGGATTAGGTGCTTGTACATTGTTTAAAAGAAAGGTTCTGGAAAAAGGAGTTGATTTTTCAGAAATATATAATTTGTCTTTTATAGGCGAAGATAGACATCTCTGCATAAGGGCAGTAGCTCTTGGATTTGATTTATATGTAGATACCTGTTATCCGGCCTATCATATATATCGCAAGTCTGATCTAAGTGCTGTTAATGAGTATATAGCTAGTTTTTCAGAAATGAAAAATAGTTTGTCTGCATACAATAATCACACTCATGACATGCCCAATAAGGAAACTAAAGTTAAGAACAGAGAAAATAAAATAACTTTAGTTTCCTTAATATATAATGAGGAAAATAGATATTTAAGAAAATTTTTAGAAGATGCATCAAGATATATAGATAATGCGATAATACTTGATGATGGAAGTACTGATAATAGTGTAGAAATTTGTAAGGAAGTTTTAAAAGATATACCTTTAACAATTAAATCTATTTCACATGTGGGTTTTGAAAATGAGTTGAAATTGAGAAAAAAACTATGGGAGTTAGTTTCTGAGGCAAAACCTGATTGGATATTATATCTGGATGCAGATGAAATTTTTGAAAAAAAGGCTGTATTTGAGATTAAAGAGTTAATTAAAGATCCCAATATTGATATTTATGCTTTTCGTTTATATGATTTTTGGGATGAAAATCATTATCGAGAAGATAAGTACTGGAATGCACATCAACGTTACACTCCTTTTTTACTAAGATATCAAGAAAGTTATAATTATACCTGGACTAGTAAAAAATTACACTGTGGTAGATTTCCTACAAACATATATACATTAGCAAGGGTTTGTTCCGACTTAAGAATAAAACATTATTCCTGGTCTAGAGAAGAAGATCGCCAAAAGAAGTATCAAAATTACATGAAACTTGATCCAGGTGCAAAGTATGGTATGATGGAACAGTATTTATCAATACTTGATCCTGACCCCAGGTTGCTTAAGTGGAAGGATTGA